A window of the Vigna angularis cultivar LongXiaoDou No.4 chromosome 3, ASM1680809v1, whole genome shotgun sequence genome harbors these coding sequences:
- the LOC108324882 gene encoding probable galacturonosyltransferase-like 7 encodes MLWLMRFSGFFSAAMLLILLSPSLQSFHPAEAIRSSHLDDVLRLPLQTSPLSFRRSAPFRNADKCASNRTSIPENTSVCDPSLVHVAITLDVEYLRGSIAAVHSILQHSQCPENIFFHFLVSETSLQSLVKSTFPQLNFKVYYFDPEIVRNLISTSVRQALEQPLNYARNYLADLLESCVERVIYLDSDLVVVDDIAKLWSTSLDSRTIGAPEYCLANFTKYFTAGFWSDARFAGVFMGRRLCYFNTGVMVIDLVRWRKHGYSRRIEKWMEIQKSDRIYELGSLPPFLLVFAGHVWPIEHRWNQHGLGGDNVKGSCRDLHAGPVSLLHWSGSGKPWLRLDSRRPCPLDALWAPYDLYGHSQ; translated from the coding sequence ATGTTGTGGCTCATGAGATTCTCGGGCTTTTTCTCCGCCGCAATGCTCCTTATTCTCCTCTCCCCCTCACTCCAATCCTTTCATCCCGCCGAAGCCATCCGCTCCTCCCACCTCGACGACGTCCTCCGCCTCCCGCTCCAGACCTCGCCACTCTCCTTCCGCCGGTCCGCCCCATTCCGCAATGCCGACAAATGCGCCTCCAATCGGACCTCCATTCCCGAAAATACCAGCGTCTGCGATCCCTCCCTAGTCCACGTTGCCATCACTCTCGATGTCGAATACCTCCGCGGCTCCATCGCCGCCGTCCATTCCATTCTCCAACACTCTCAGTGCCCGGAGAACattttcttccacttcctcGTATCCGAGACCAGTCTACAGTCCCTTGTCAAATCGACCTTCCCGCAATTGAACTTCAAGGTCTATTACTTCGATCCGGAGATCGTGCGCAACCTGATCTCAACCTCGGTGCGCCAAGCCCTGGAGCAACCTCTCAACTACGCCAGAAATTACCTCGCGGATCTTCTCGAGAGCTGCGTGGAGAGGGTTATATATCTAGATTCGGATCTAGTTGTGGTAGACGACATTGCGAAACTGTGGAGCACCAGTTTAGATTCGAGAACAATCGGCGCGCCCGAGTACTGTCTCGCGAACTTCACCAAGTACTTTACGGCGGGGTTTTGGTCGGACGCTCGGTTCGCGGGCGTGTTCATGGGGAGGAGACTGTGCTACTTCAACACGGGTGTGATGGTGATAGATCTGGTGCGGTGGCGGAAACACGGTTACAGTAGAAGGATAGAGAAGTGGATGGAGATACAGAAGAGCGACCGAATCTACGAACTGGGTTCTCTGCCGCCGTTTCTGCTGGTGTTCGCGGGACACGTGTGGCCCATTGAGCACAGGTGGAATCAGCACGGGTTGGGTGGTGATAACGTGAAGGGGAGTTGCCGGGACCTTCACGCTGGGCCTGTGAGTCTGTTGCATTGGTCCGGAAGTGGCAAGCCCTGGCTCCGATTGGACTCTAGACGGCCATGTCCACTTGACGCACTTTGGGCTCCTTATGATTTGTACGGACACTCACAGTGA